The segment AGACCTTCTTCAGCCGGTCCACCGTCACGTGGGTGTAGATCTGGGTGGTGGAAAGGCTGGCGTGTCCCAGCAGTTCCTTGACCGCCTTCAGATCCGCCCCCCGGTCCAATAGGTGGGTGGCAAAAGAATGGCGCAGGGCATGGGGGCTGGCCTTGCCGCCGTAGTCGGAAAGGCGGATCCGGGCCTTTACTATCCGCTGAAGCTGCCGCCTGGTCAGCTGTTTTCCGTTCTTGCCCAGGAACACAGATCCTTCGTCCTCCCTCCCTGTCAGCAACTGTTTGAGAACCGCCGCCGAAGCCCGAGTCAGGGGCACTATCCGCTCCTTTCCTCCCTTGCCTTTTACCTTGACCTGCAAGTTTGGCAGATCAAGGTCCCTGGGCGTCAGGCCCAGCAGTTCCGAGGAGCGCAGGCCGCTGCCATACAGCAGTTCCATCACGGCATCGTCGCGGACCTTATCGGCGGGATCGCCCTGGTTGGATTCCACGGCCTGGACGGCCTGGAACTGGGACAGGAAACCCGGCAGTTTCTTGTCCTGCTTGGGCGAGCGCAGGCCCAGCAGCGGGTTGGCCGTGATGGCCGATTCCCTTAAGGCATATTTGAAGAAAGCCTTGATGGCTGAAAGTTTCCGCCCCAGGGTGCGCTTGTCCATCCCTTGTTGCTGCAGCCAGCCCAGGTACCGGCGGATGTCATTGCGCTTCACCTTTTGGGGATCCTGGTGCTTAAGGAAGGTGAACAGCTGGTTGACATCCCGGCGGTAGGCCTCCAGGGTGTTATCCGCCAGGTTGCGCTCGGTCTTAAGGTATTTTATGAAATCGTCGATCATCGTTTATTGCTTGACTTTTGGGCCGTGGTCAATTATCATTTGAGACATGGTGACTTCCAAGCGATATTCTTACTCTGCAATTAAATAGATCACTAATCCTTATCCGTTTTCATACCGTCCTTGTTGTCATGCCCGTGAAAACGGGCATCCAGGCCTGCCCCCGACTGGATCGGGGGCATGGATTCCCTCTGGAGTTTACCCCGCACCAAGATGCGGGGAGGGAATGACAAGTTGGTGCCTTTTGTGGCTAAATAAAAACAAGCAACTTAAATACTTTCATGAAAACAAAAACATCTTTGGCCGGACGTTCGGCCCAGGAGCTGCAGGAACTGCTGGCCCCGCTGGGTTTCAAAGCCTTTCAGGTGAAGCAGCTGATGGCCTGGATCTACCAGAAGAACGTCTCTGGTTTTTCAGCCATGACCGACCTCTCCCAGGCTTTGCGGGAAAAGCTGGATAAGGAATTCAGCCTGCACGAACTGTCCATTGCCCGCAAAGTGTCCTCCCGGGACGGCACCACCAAACTGCTGCTGCAGGCACAGGACGGCCAGCAGGTGGAATCCGTGGTCATCACCGCCCCCGGCCGGCTGACCGCCTGTATCTCATCCCAGGCCGGCTGCCGGCTGGCCTGCGCCTTCTGCGCCACCGGCAAGATGGGGCTGATCCGTAACCTTGAAGCCTCCGAGATAGTGGATCAGCTGTGCCTGCTGCAGGAGCTGTCGCCGGAGCACAGGATCACCAACGTCGTCTTCATGGGAATGGGCGAGCCAATGGAGAACTACGACCAGGCGCTTAAGGCCGCCCGGATCATCAATTCACATCAGGGGTTCAACCTGGGAGCCCGGCACATCACCATCTCCACCTCCGGTTTGGTGCCGGGGATCCTGAGGCTGATGGAAGAGCCGGAGCAGTTCAAGCTGGCCATTTCGCTGAACGCCGCTGACGACAAGGTTCGCAGCCGCCTGATGCCAATCAACAAGAAATATCCCCTAAAGTCGATGCTGGAGGCGGTCAAGAAATACAGCAACAAGAAAGGCAAGCTGGTCTTCTTTGAATATATCCTGCTGGAGGGCATAAATGACAGCCTGGAGGACGCGGAGAACCTGTCCCGGCTGTTAAAGAACATCCCCGGCAAGGTCAACCTGATCACCTATAACCCCGGAGGCCGGGAAGAGACCCTGCAGCCGTCGTCGGTGGAGGCCCGGCGCGCCTTTTACGACAAACTGTGCCAGCTGGGCGTGGCGGTGACCTTCCGGGCCAGCAAGGGCCAGGACATCAAGGCGGCTTGCGGGCAGTTGAAGGCGGCAACAAGTTCCTGAGTTTTTAGCCCAGCCCTTAAGGGCTGGGCTAAAAACATTTGCATTATTTTCCTGCCAAAGACGACAGATATTCCCTGATGCCCAGGAACACAGACCTGGCGATCTTCTCCTGGAACTCGGCGGTCAACAGCATGGCCTCCTCCCTGGGGACTATGATGAAGGTGGGTTCCACCAGGACGGACGGCATCTGGGTGGCCCGGCACAGCACCAGGTTGCCGTAGTAGAACCCGTGATCCGGAACCTGCAATGTCTTCTGGAATTGGCGGTGGACCGCCATAGCCAGGTCCCGGCTGAACGGCTGGTAATAGTAAGTGGAAAAGCCGCTGTCCTCCAGGGGATTCACCCCGTCGGGCGAGGCGTTGTTATGGATGCTGACCAGAATGTCCGCACCCCAGGCCGCCGCCCGGGCCGGCCGCTGGTAGATGCCCACCTGCTGGTCGCCTTCCCGGGGGTAATAAACTTTGGCCCCGGCGTTCTTCAAAAGATTTCCCAGCCTTCTGGATATCTGCCAGTTGACCTCCTTCTCCAGGGTCCTTAACGGGCCCACCGCGCCGCTCTCCGGCGAATGCCCGGCATCCACCGCTATTTTGATCCCGGCCAGAGGCCGGTTTTTTTGTACCCTGGGCCGCGGCTTTATCTCTATCTCCAGGTTATTCTGCTGGTAACGGGCGTCAAATCCCCACAAAGGCTGGTTTAAAAAGATCTCCAGCTCCACCTCGCCGTTCTGCACCTGCCGCCAGCGGATGTCCTTGACCAGCTTGTCCTGGGGATCGTAGCGCACCCAGTCCATGTCGGCCTGGGCCCCGAAGATCAGAAGTTTTAGCGACATCCCGTCGGCCGAGGTTTTGGCGCTGAAGGCGCAGGCCCGGGAAAGCGAGAACCTGACCAGGGTCTTCTCCTCTTTTTTGAAGGTGCGCCCCACCGCCAGCCTGGCGCTGACCATCGGCCCCGGCCAGGATTTAACAGCCACCGAGACTTTTTTGACCCAGGCGTCCTTGTTTTCCGCCAGCTTTACCCGGTAATTTTCCCCGGCGCTGCCGGTCAGCTCCAGGTTCACCCCCGGAGGAAGGAATATCTCGTATCCCAGATCGGGCCCGGTCTTCAGCACCGTCACCGAATCCTTGGTGACCGCCCAGACCATCAGGCTTTCCGGCCAGGCGCTGACCCTGGCTTCTGATGAATCCACCGCCATCATTCCCAAAGTGTCCACCAGGTACAGGTATATTTTTTCGGAGTACCATTGATCGCGGCCGGATACCAGATAGCTTCCCATATAGGTTCCGGGCAGGGTCAGGGTGTCGGGCGCAATGGAATCGGAGAATGCCAGCGCCTTTTCATCCTGCTCCAGCCTGCCGATCCTTTCCTCCATGGAAATGCCCTGCCCCCGGCCGATGGAAAAGCTGGCCTTGCGTCCCGGCGTGCCCCGGAAGGTTACCGCCATGCGGTCGCCGGTCCGGACCCCCAGTTCCTGTCCGGGAGTGATGGTTCCATGCACGATGGCCAGGCTGTCGGGGCTGATCATTATGCTGCGGGGCGCCACGTTGACATGACGGATCAGGCTGTCGCTCTGTCCGTTTTTCAGGGCCAGCAGTTTGATCTGGAATTGTCCGGCCGAGAACGGAATGTAAGCCAGAAAGGCCCCGTTGGAATTGACCTCGGCCTTCTGTCCGTTGACCCACAACTGGCTGCCTGGAGTGACCGAACCGATGATGAAGGAATTGGCCACCGGTCCGATGTTGTCGCCTTCCCGGGGATAGACCAGGTCTATCCTGGGCTGGGCCGCCAGGGAGGCGGCCAGGGCGCAGAGGGTGGCTACAATAATAAATGTTTTTTTCATGGTGATAGTTTTTTGTTTGTAGATCCATTCCATAG is part of the bacterium genome and harbors:
- a CDS encoding tyrosine recombinase XerC, with the protein product MIDDFIKYLKTERNLADNTLEAYRRDVNQLFTFLKHQDPQKVKRNDIRRYLGWLQQQGMDKRTLGRKLSAIKAFFKYALRESAITANPLLGLRSPKQDKKLPGFLSQFQAVQAVESNQGDPADKVRDDAVMELLYGSGLRSSELLGLTPRDLDLPNLQVKVKGKGGKERIVPLTRASAAVLKQLLTGREDEGSVFLGKNGKQLTRRQLQRIVKARIRLSDYGGKASPHALRHSFATHLLDRGADLKAVKELLGHASLSTTQIYTHVTVDRLKKVYKQAHPRAEDED
- the rlmN gene encoding 23S rRNA (adenine(2503)-C(2))-methyltransferase RlmN, whose product is MKTKTSLAGRSAQELQELLAPLGFKAFQVKQLMAWIYQKNVSGFSAMTDLSQALREKLDKEFSLHELSIARKVSSRDGTTKLLLQAQDGQQVESVVITAPGRLTACISSQAGCRLACAFCATGKMGLIRNLEASEIVDQLCLLQELSPEHRITNVVFMGMGEPMENYDQALKAARIINSHQGFNLGARHITISTSGLVPGILRLMEEPEQFKLAISLNAADDKVRSRLMPINKKYPLKSMLEAVKKYSNKKGKLVFFEYILLEGINDSLEDAENLSRLLKNIPGKVNLITYNPGGREETLQPSSVEARRAFYDKLCQLGVAVTFRASKGQDIKAACGQLKAATSS
- a CDS encoding N-acetylmuramoyl-L-alanine amidase, translated to MKKTFIIVATLCALAASLAAQPRIDLVYPREGDNIGPVANSFIIGSVTPGSQLWVNGQKAEVNSNGAFLAYIPFSAGQFQIKLLALKNGQSDSLIRHVNVAPRSIMISPDSLAIVHGTITPGQELGVRTGDRMAVTFRGTPGRKASFSIGRGQGISMEERIGRLEQDEKALAFSDSIAPDTLTLPGTYMGSYLVSGRDQWYSEKIYLYLVDTLGMMAVDSSEARVSAWPESLMVWAVTKDSVTVLKTGPDLGYEIFLPPGVNLELTGSAGENYRVKLAENKDAWVKKVSVAVKSWPGPMVSARLAVGRTFKKEEKTLVRFSLSRACAFSAKTSADGMSLKLLIFGAQADMDWVRYDPQDKLVKDIRWRQVQNGEVELEIFLNQPLWGFDARYQQNNLEIEIKPRPRVQKNRPLAGIKIAVDAGHSPESGAVGPLRTLEKEVNWQISRRLGNLLKNAGAKVYYPREGDQQVGIYQRPARAAAWGADILVSIHNNASPDGVNPLEDSGFSTYYYQPFSRDLAMAVHRQFQKTLQVPDHGFYYGNLVLCRATQMPSVLVEPTFIIVPREEAMLLTAEFQEKIARSVFLGIREYLSSLAGK